One window from the genome of Rubinisphaera margarita encodes:
- a CDS encoding ADP-ribosylglycohydrolase family protein, with protein sequence MGENRKDRQRGCLIGLAVGDALGAAVEFKPPGTFPAVTGYRAGGPHGLDPGEWTDDTSMALALADSITASGWDLDDQARRYVSWWRNGVYSVNGKCFDIGITTRAALARFERHGAGRSSGDPASSASGNGSIMRLAPVPIRYAELFPATIEELIRLAADSSLPTHASPQCQSACRYMALILAGLIHGLDREEVLSPNWEPLARLRVMSPLHPEIDAVASGSFRGLRPPAIQGSGYVVKSLEAALWAFHDASSFEEAVLRAVNLGDDADTTGAVCGQIAGACWGETGIALQLRDGLKKREMIEQALSGLLSLYAE encoded by the coding sequence ATGGGTGAAAACAGAAAAGACCGCCAGCGCGGCTGTCTGATCGGTCTGGCAGTTGGGGATGCGCTGGGAGCTGCCGTCGAATTCAAGCCGCCCGGAACTTTTCCTGCGGTGACGGGGTATCGGGCCGGCGGTCCGCATGGTCTTGATCCGGGGGAATGGACCGATGATACGAGTATGGCCCTGGCGCTGGCGGACAGTATCACCGCGTCGGGGTGGGATTTGGACGATCAGGCTCGGAGATACGTTTCCTGGTGGAGAAACGGCGTCTATTCCGTGAACGGGAAATGCTTCGACATCGGAATCACAACGCGAGCCGCCCTTGCCCGCTTCGAACGACACGGAGCAGGGCGATCTTCCGGTGATCCTGCAAGCAGCGCCAGTGGCAACGGTTCGATCATGCGACTCGCACCTGTGCCGATTCGATATGCGGAGCTGTTCCCGGCAACTATCGAAGAGTTGATCCGGCTCGCAGCAGATTCCAGCTTACCCACCCACGCGAGTCCGCAGTGCCAGTCCGCATGTCGATACATGGCTCTCATTCTGGCGGGATTGATTCATGGACTCGACCGCGAGGAGGTCCTTTCACCGAACTGGGAGCCGTTGGCCCGCTTACGGGTGATGAGTCCCCTGCATCCCGAGATTGATGCGGTCGCCTCGGGAAGCTTTCGGGGACTCCGACCGCCAGCCATTCAGGGAAGCGGTTATGTCGTGAAGAGCCTTGAAGCCGCCCTCTGGGCATTTCACGATGCGAGCAGCTTTGAGGAAGCAGTTCTCAGGGCCGTCAACCTCGGAGACGATGCTGACACAACAGGAGCTGTCTGCGGTCAGATCGCCGGAGCCTGCTGGGGGGAGACCGGCATTG